One window from the genome of Candidatus Cloacimonadota bacterium encodes:
- a CDS encoding transcriptional repressor, with protein sequence MLNHERIFENFLKTKSLKLTKPRKIILEEVFKNHGHFNVDILFDQIRNKHDNVSRATIYRTMPLLVGSGLIKQSLRCQAKDHYEHIHGHPSHLHLICVKCGRIIEVPSKEIETILLDVAQEKDFTIKEFNIGAKGICKRCRKK encoded by the coding sequence ATGCTGAATCATGAAAGAATTTTCGAGAATTTCTTAAAAACAAAAAGTTTGAAACTTACCAAGCCAAGAAAAATAATTCTTGAGGAAGTATTTAAAAATCACGGACATTTTAATGTCGATATCCTTTTTGACCAAATCCGTAATAAACATGATAATGTTTCCCGTGCAACAATTTATCGCACCATGCCGCTTCTCGTTGGAAGCGGTCTTATCAAACAATCTCTGCGTTGTCAGGCTAAAGATCATTATGAACATATTCACGGTCATCCATCGCATCTTCATCTGATTTGTGTGAAATGCGGCAGGATAATCGAAGTTCCAAGTAAAGAAATTGAAACGATTTTACTCGATGTTGCCCAAGAAAAAGATTTTACTATCAAAGAATTTAATATTGGAGCAAAAGGCATTTGTAAAAGATGCCGGAAAAAATAG